One Faecalicatena sp. Marseille-Q4148 DNA window includes the following coding sequences:
- a CDS encoding response regulator transcription factor: MKQILIVEDDELLNKMLVYNLQSESYGIVSVETVKEAMEVLKSRQFDLVLLDINLPDGNGYAIAKTIREKYSDTIVIFLTANDRESDEIRGYELGAVDYITKPFSIHSLQRKVENVLRMMRHHVSMQDVFDDGRLFLNFAEQTAMLNGKPLTLSTLEFRMLNLFCQNRNRVLTRKQLLEKIWDCTENYVDEHTLTTTLSRIRGKIETNGTVYIKTVYGMGYKWTGGEPA, encoded by the coding sequence ATGAAACAGATTTTAATTGTAGAAGATGATGAACTTTTGAATAAAATGTTAGTTTACAACCTACAGTCAGAATCCTATGGGATTGTTTCTGTGGAAACGGTAAAAGAAGCCATGGAAGTACTAAAAAGCCGGCAGTTTGATTTGGTACTATTGGATATTAACCTTCCGGATGGAAATGGATATGCGATTGCAAAAACAATCCGGGAAAAATATAGTGATACCATTGTAATCTTTCTGACCGCAAATGATAGGGAAAGTGATGAGATCCGGGGATATGAACTTGGAGCAGTAGATTATATTACAAAACCTTTTTCTATCCATTCTTTACAGAGAAAAGTAGAAAATGTACTGCGTATGATGCGGCATCATGTATCTATGCAGGATGTCTTTGATGATGGCAGGCTGTTTTTAAATTTTGCAGAGCAGACGGCTATGCTCAACGGAAAACCATTAACCTTATCCACTTTGGAATTCCGGATGCTGAACTTGTTCTGTCAGAACCGCAATCGTGTATTAACAAGAAAACAGTTGCTAGAAAAAATATGGGACTGTACAGAGAATTATGTGGACGAGCATACGCTGACTACAACATTAAGCCGTATTCGGGGAAAGATTGAAACAAACGGAACAGTATATATCAAAACCGTATATGGCATGGGATATAAATGGACCGGAGGTGAACCTGCATGA
- a CDS encoding alpha/beta hydrolase — MKYIFLHGLGQVPSDWETTIKRLDLGLDVGCPDLSDWLSGKEASYFNLYHALESYCEQQEEPLHLCGLSLGGILALHYALEHAEKVASLVLIGTQYVMPKRLLKFQNMIFHLMPNRSFRKMGFGKNDFISLSKSMMDLDFQKDLEKINCRVLVLCGEKDKANMSAAIELKQQINHAELEIIPHAGHEINKDNPVELGKILSNFYRYASI, encoded by the coding sequence ATGAAATACATATTTTTGCATGGATTGGGACAAGTTCCTTCGGACTGGGAAACTACAATTAAGAGATTAGATTTGGGGTTGGATGTCGGCTGTCCTGATTTATCTGACTGGCTTTCAGGAAAAGAAGCCAGCTATTTTAATTTATATCATGCACTGGAGAGTTATTGTGAACAGCAAGAAGAACCTCTGCATTTATGTGGTCTTTCATTGGGTGGAATCCTTGCTTTGCATTATGCATTAGAACATGCAGAGAAAGTAGCATCTCTGGTATTAATTGGTACGCAATATGTCATGCCGAAGCGGTTATTGAAATTTCAGAATATGATATTTCACCTTATGCCAAACAGGAGTTTTCGCAAAATGGGATTTGGGAAAAATGATTTTATCAGCCTGTCCAAATCCATGATGGATTTAGATTTTCAAAAGGATTTAGAAAAAATAAATTGTCGGGTACTTGTGTTATGTGGCGAAAAGGATAAGGCAAATATGTCTGCAGCCATAGAATTAAAACAGCAGATCAATCATGCTGAATTAGAGATTATTCCTCATGCCGGACATGAGATAAATAAAGATAATCCAGTTGAATTAGGAAAGATTCTCAGTAATTTTTATAGATATGCCTCAATTTAG